The sequence CGAAACGACATAAGCCTGTTCGGGAGTTACCACAGGTTCCTTGTCCTGCTCTATAGCTTCAATCCATTTTCTCATTTCTATATCTGGAGCACTTTCTTCGATACCCTCGTAGAAGGCAACACCGCCCGCACTGAGTTCAATTTCTTTGGTATATAAGCGACTATGTGCTTCTCCGTTGATGCGCAGCCCGTTCTTCATATCAGCTCCTGCCGCAGTACCACTTAAGCTGCATTTCGCTTCATCTACATCCAGCGAATTAAGCGCCCAGCTGGATTCGAGCATGATGGTCGCCCCATTCTCCATGACAATCATCCCGAAGGCTGAATCCTCAACGGTAAATTGTTTGGGGTCCCAAGGGCCCCAAGCATTGGCAGCGTTCTCTTTTTGCGAAAGCTCGTGATGTGTAGTGCCCAGAACAACCTTGGGCTGATAGTTATCCATCATCCACAACGTTAGATCCAGCGCGTGAGTACCAATATCAATTAGCGGGCCTCCACCTTGCTTCTCCTCATCGAGGAAGACTCCCCAAGTCGGTACGGCTCTTCGTCTGATCGCATGTGCCTTGGCAAAATATATAGATCCAAGCTCGCCAGCCTCACAAAGTTTCTTCAGGTACAAGCTGTCTTCTCTAAAGCGGTTATTATAGCCAATTGTTAGCTTCTTCCCTGTACGTTTCGCAGCCTCAACCATACTTTTGGCCTCGGCAGCGCTCTTGGCCATCGGTTTTTCGCACATGACATGCTTGCCTGCTTCCAAGGCAGCGATGGAAATCTCTGCATGAGAGATATTTGGCGTGAGTACATGCACTATATCAATGGAAGTATCCTGCAGAAGCTCTGTATAATCTGCATAGACCTTAGCCTCAGTACTATCATACTTCTTCGCGGCTTCTTCGGCTCGTTCCACGACAATGTCGCAAAACGCCACAAGCTGAACATTCTTCAGCTTGCTTAAACTTGGTAAATGCTTTCCGTTTGCTATTCCACCACAGCCAATAATTCCAATACGATAACCTTTACTCATCTAAGTTCACCCTCACTTTTTATTTGCTGCTGCTTGTTGCGAAATGTAGCTGGAGTCATGCCCAGACGCTTGCGAAACACAGTATGTAAGTAATTCGCATTCGTAAACCCCGCTGATAAGGCAATTTGCTCAAGTGGGAAGGAATTCTCTTCCAGACTGTGGCATACCGCCTGCAAGCGAAAGTCCTCAAGCACCCGGCTGAATGGTCGTTCAGGATTGATATGCTTAAAAATTCTTTGCAGCTGTCTGGTGCTGATATGCAGCTTCTCCGCCACATTCTCTATAGTCACCACTGCCGAGTGATTCGCCTCCATGTACTGCAAAGCATACTCATACCGATAAGTTGACATATCCCGGACCGGTGCTTCTGCGCGAATCCCACCTGTATCATAAGCTCTGGCTGTCTTCAATAAAATACTGATCACCAGCTGTTTAATAGAGGTGTAATACCCAATCAGCTTGCTGTCATAGGCTATATAAGCTTCCAAAAAGCACTTCATCGCTTGATGGTAATCTTGTGCAGGAATCAAAGGCAGTCGTTGAAGTTTCCCAATGACCTCCTCTGCTTCAGCTACCTCCCAAGGATCAACGCTCTCCCGGTGCTTTTCCACAATATCGACATGAAGGCACAGTTCGTCCATGGACTCTGCAGAGTCAGCCTCCTGATAATGCACAACGCCAGGTCCCGTTAAATAGAGCATTCCTTCAGACAAGGAGTACATATCTCCATCAAGAATAACCTTGCCTTTGCCTCGCGGAATAAAATGAAACTCAAATTCGGCATGATTATGGAAGTCAACGATCCGCCCCGCCGGGAAAGACGTCAAATGGAACCTCAGCACCCGAATCTCATAATGTCCCCAGAGGATGGAAATATCTAGCCTCTCCAAAATATCCCATTTCTCGAACATAATCTCGAAAGGAAATCTACTCAAGGGCCAACCGAACCCTCCGACCTTCGGTGGCCGAGATATTCGCTGCCTCCATTAATCGGGTAAGCTCCACAGCGGCTTCAATATTATCAACGGCTGACGTGTTGTTCTGAATATGGCTGACCCATTGATGAAAGGCGCTTTCCCGATTCCCAAGCAGAGGTTGTTCAGTCCAGACATCCGCGTTCTCCGGTATTAGCTTAGTTCTGAGCAGCAGCTTCGGCTCTGGTGTACCGAATAATAGCGTACCTTCGGTTCCATGAACCTCAATCGCAAACGGAGAATGACTATTCACAAAACCGGCTTCCACCACGCCAATCGCCCCAGAGTCCGTATGCAAAGTGACAACCGCATTATCTTCGACTTCCTTGCCTGTTACATAGCCGAAGTTTGCGCTTACACCTGTTACTGCTTGACCTAAAAAGAGTTTAGCCAAATACATTGGGTGGCAGCCCAGATCAATTAGAGCGCCTCCCTGGCATTGCTCCAGATTATAGAAATGAGCAGGCAGCCAATCGGCGATAGCCCCATCATGAGACAAGCGAACTCTAACGTAAGTGATTTGGCCAAGCAAGCCTTGCTTTAAAATATCCTGAATCGTTAAGGT comes from Paenibacillus sp. 19GGS1-52 and encodes:
- a CDS encoding AraC family transcriptional regulator — protein: MSRFPFEIMFEKWDILERLDISILWGHYEIRVLRFHLTSFPAGRIVDFHNHAEFEFHFIPRGKGKVILDGDMYSLSEGMLYLTGPGVVHYQEADSAESMDELCLHVDIVEKHRESVDPWEVAEAEEVIGKLQRLPLIPAQDYHQAMKCFLEAYIAYDSKLIGYYTSIKQLVISILLKTARAYDTGGIRAEAPVRDMSTYRYEYALQYMEANHSAVVTIENVAEKLHISTRQLQRIFKHINPERPFSRVLEDFRLQAVCHSLEENSFPLEQIALSAGFTNANYLHTVFRKRLGMTPATFRNKQQQIKSEGELR
- a CDS encoding Gfo/Idh/MocA family oxidoreductase; its protein translation is MSKGYRIGIIGCGGIANGKHLPSLSKLKNVQLVAFCDIVVERAEEAAKKYDSTEAKVYADYTELLQDTSIDIVHVLTPNISHAEISIAALEAGKHVMCEKPMAKSAAEAKSMVEAAKRTGKKLTIGYNNRFREDSLYLKKLCEAGELGSIYFAKAHAIRRRAVPTWGVFLDEEKQGGGPLIDIGTHALDLTLWMMDNYQPKVVLGTTHHELSQKENAANAWGPWDPKQFTVEDSAFGMIVMENGATIMLESSWALNSLDVDEAKCSLSGTAAGADMKNGLRINGEAHSRLYTKEIELSAGGVAFYEGIEESAPDIEMRKWIEAIEQDKEPVVTPEQAYVVSQILEALYESARTGKAVYLNE
- a CDS encoding Gfo/Idh/MocA family oxidoreductase, whose product is MSIRIGKISFWHVHAWDYTKQAQEHEDTEISAVWDEDSERGTKAAESLHVPFYDSLEDMLAQVDAVIVDAPTNRHKEVIIAAAQAGKHIFTEKVIASTSQDVNDIMAVVAEKQVKLTVSLPRLNDGYTLTIQDILKQGLLGQITYVRVRLSHDGAIADWLPAHFYNLEQCQGGALIDLGCHPMYLAKLFLGQAVTGVSANFGYVTGKEVEDNAVVTLHTDSGAIGVVEAGFVNSHSPFAIEVHGTEGTLLFGTPEPKLLLRTKLIPENADVWTEQPLLGNRESAFHQWVSHIQNNTSAVDNIEAAVELTRLMEAANISATEGRRVRLALE